In the genome of Hyphobacterium sp. CCMP332, one region contains:
- the pckA gene encoding phosphoenolpyruvate carboxykinase (ATP), whose protein sequence is MTSNVDQALKDEFIKMGIGKASEIKYQLTPSQLVEEGIKNSEGVLTDNGAFMCDTGTFTGRSPKDRFVVEDETTKDSVWWGPVNIPISSAHFDGLQDKMLKFLEGQKLYVRDAYVGADPNYRLSLRVINTLAWHNLFCNNMFLRPSKEELKGFDPTFTIICAPDFKADPEVDGTRQENFAIINFKKKMILIGGTAYSGEMKKGMFSVMNYILPHEKNVLSMHCSANIGEDGDTAVFFGLSGTGKTTLSADPNRGLIGDDEHGWTKNSVFNFEGGCYAKVIDLTREKEPEIWDAIKFGAIVENTRFLPGTSQVDYTNSSVTENTRSAYPIDHISNAVEPSIGKIPDNIFFLTCDAFGVLPPISKLQKGQAMYHFISGYTAKVAGTEAGITDPVTTFSACFGSPFLPLHPTKYAEMLGKKMDEHKVNVWLINTGWTGGPFGVGSRMKLSYTRAMITAALKGQINNVEFEKHPIFGLDVPKSCPNVPSEILNPRNTWTDKDAYDNKANQLARAFVENFQKYEDFANADIMAGAPKAMV, encoded by the coding sequence ATGACTTCAAACGTTGACCAGGCTCTGAAAGACGAGTTTATCAAAATGGGTATTGGCAAAGCCTCTGAAATTAAATACCAACTTACTCCTTCTCAACTGGTGGAAGAAGGAATTAAAAATAGCGAAGGTGTGCTTACAGACAACGGCGCATTTATGTGCGATACCGGGACATTTACAGGTAGATCTCCTAAAGACCGTTTCGTAGTTGAAGACGAAACCACAAAAGATTCCGTTTGGTGGGGACCAGTTAATATTCCTATTTCTTCTGCGCATTTTGATGGTTTACAGGACAAAATGTTAAAGTTTCTCGAAGGACAAAAATTGTATGTCCGGGATGCTTATGTTGGTGCCGACCCCAATTACAGATTAAGTCTTAGAGTTATTAATACATTGGCCTGGCATAATCTTTTTTGTAACAATATGTTTTTGAGACCTTCAAAAGAAGAGCTTAAAGGTTTTGATCCCACATTCACAATAATTTGCGCACCTGATTTTAAAGCCGACCCTGAAGTTGACGGCACAAGACAGGAAAATTTTGCCATTATAAATTTTAAAAAGAAAATGATTCTGATCGGCGGAACTGCTTATTCCGGTGAGATGAAAAAAGGCATGTTCTCGGTGATGAATTATATCTTGCCACATGAAAAAAACGTGCTTTCAATGCATTGCTCTGCCAACATTGGTGAAGATGGAGATACTGCTGTGTTTTTTGGCTTATCCGGTACTGGTAAAACCACATTGAGCGCCGATCCAAATCGCGGATTGATCGGAGATGATGAACATGGATGGACAAAAAACTCAGTGTTTAACTTTGAAGGTGGTTGTTATGCCAAGGTCATTGACTTGACAAGAGAAAAAGAACCCGAAATCTGGGATGCAATTAAATTTGGAGCCATTGTTGAAAATACCAGATTTCTACCTGGAACCAGCCAGGTTGACTATACCAATTCCTCTGTTACGGAAAACACAAGATCTGCTTATCCCATTGATCATATTAGCAATGCTGTAGAACCTTCAATTGGAAAAATTCCTGATAATATTTTCTTCCTTACTTGTGATGCATTTGGTGTTTTGCCACCAATTTCAAAATTGCAAAAAGGACAGGCCATGTATCATTTTATTTCCGGATATACGGCAAAAGTAGCCGGTACTGAAGCCGGAATTACAGATCCGGTTACTACTTTTTCAGCTTGTTTTGGAAGTCCGTTTCTTCCTTTACATCCAACAAAATATGCCGAAATGCTAGGAAAGAAAATGGACGAGCACAAAGTAAATGTTTGGCTCATTAATACCGGCTGGACCGGTGGACCATTCGGTGTGGGATCTCGAATGAAATTATCATATACCCGGGCTATGATTACCGCTGCGCTGAAAGGTCAGATTAATAATGTTGAATTTGAAAAACACCCTATTTTTGGATTGGATGTACCAAAATCATGTCCGAATGTCCCTTCTGAAATTCTAAATCCTAGAAATACCTGGACAGACAAAGATGCCTATGATAATAAGGCCAATCAATTGGCCAGAGCATTTGTGGAAAACTTTCAAAAGTACGAAGACTTTGCCAACGCCGATATTATGGCCGGTGCGCCAAAAGCCATGGTTTAA
- the menA gene encoding 1,4-dihydroxy-2-naphthoate octaprenyltransferase yields MASLKHWIVAARFRTLPLSFASILAGSAITAGRIEFKYEVFFLTLTTTLLLQILSNFANDYGDSIHGADHKGRKGPERMVSGGQISVSSMKWAIIIFAFLSFISGVLLLYLSFPKNELIKVVSMFVLGLLSIWAAINYTAGRNPYGYAGWGDLFVLVFFGIIGVMGTAFLQIRELILSDVLPAISFGLFSVAVLNVNNMRDIESDKQAGKFSIPVRIGYRSAKIYHSFLIIIPQVILVSYANHNSYSGYEWSFMIVFPILWLHLVKVWKTDDNHKLDSQLKVVALSSFLMSALMFISRL; encoded by the coding sequence TTGGCTTCACTAAAGCACTGGATAGTAGCGGCCCGGTTCAGAACATTACCATTGTCTTTCGCTTCGATTTTGGCCGGCTCAGCGATAACAGCAGGCAGAATTGAATTTAAATACGAAGTCTTTTTTCTGACTTTAACAACAACACTGTTACTTCAGATTTTATCAAATTTTGCCAATGACTATGGCGATTCCATTCACGGTGCAGATCACAAGGGTAGGAAAGGACCTGAAAGGATGGTTTCGGGCGGACAGATATCTGTTTCTTCCATGAAGTGGGCGATAATTATTTTTGCTTTTTTATCCTTTATTTCAGGAGTCTTGTTATTGTATTTGTCTTTCCCAAAGAATGAATTGATCAAAGTTGTTTCCATGTTTGTTTTAGGACTTTTATCAATTTGGGCAGCAATTAATTATACAGCCGGTAGAAATCCATACGGTTATGCCGGATGGGGTGACTTATTTGTGTTGGTATTTTTTGGGATTATCGGGGTTATGGGAACTGCCTTTCTTCAAATTCGGGAACTGATATTATCCGATGTTTTACCGGCAATATCATTTGGGCTATTCTCTGTAGCTGTTTTAAATGTCAACAATATGAGAGATATTGAGAGCGATAAGCAAGCGGGAAAATTCTCAATTCCAGTACGGATCGGATACAGATCTGCAAAAATTTATCACAGCTTTTTAATTATTATTCCACAAGTAATTTTAGTTTCCTACGCCAATCATAATAGTTACTCGGGTTATGAATGGTCATTTATGATTGTTTTCCCTATCCTTTGGCTTCACCTTGTGAAAGTCTGGAAAACCGATGATAACCATAAGCTCGATTCGCAATTAAAAGTTGTAGCGCTCAGTTCCTTTTTAATGTCAGCTTTGATGTTTATTTCCAGACTATAA
- a CDS encoding glutathione peroxidase has protein sequence MKKISFLYLVFVLFTACFNKSTSRPGNMSENNSSDFYSFKLKSIEGDLINFSKYQGKKVMLVNVASKCGYTPQYAELQELHEKHGDRVVILGFPANNFGSQEPGNNSEIALFCRRNYGVEFQMFEKISVKGVDMHPLYQWLSTKELNGWNEDAPNWNFCKYLVNEKGELTHFFQSGVKPMGDKILNAIKE, from the coding sequence ATGAAAAAGATAAGTTTCCTTTATTTAGTATTTGTTTTATTCACTGCTTGTTTTAACAAGTCCACATCAAGACCGGGAAATATGAGTGAAAATAATTCGTCAGACTTTTACAGTTTTAAATTAAAATCGATTGAAGGAGATTTAATTAATTTTAGTAAGTATCAGGGAAAAAAGGTGATGCTGGTTAATGTAGCATCGAAATGTGGCTATACACCTCAATATGCTGAATTACAGGAATTACATGAAAAGCACGGAGATAGAGTTGTAATCTTGGGTTTTCCTGCAAATAATTTTGGTTCACAGGAACCAGGGAACAATTCTGAAATAGCATTATTTTGTCGAAGAAATTATGGTGTGGAATTTCAAATGTTTGAAAAGATATCTGTAAAAGGAGTCGACATGCATCCATTATATCAGTGGTTATCCACAAAAGAATTAAACGGTTGGAACGAGGATGCGCCCAATTGGAATTTTTGCAAGTATCTCGTCAATGAGAAAGGTGAATTGACTCATTTTTTTCAATCTGGGGTAAAACCGATGGGCGATAAAATTTTAAATGCAATTAAAGAATAA